A window from Drosophila yakuba strain Tai18E2 chromosome 3L, Prin_Dyak_Tai18E2_2.1, whole genome shotgun sequence encodes these proteins:
- the LOC6533210 gene encoding probable tubulin beta chain CG32396 isoform X2 — MPSEILWFWHVISHEHGVDYASGRFGGTSPLQLERINVFFNATASKRFYARTILIDTEASTVQRLHASSQLYRPENFVAGSESAGNNFARGYHTDGAAILEQVLENTRREVESVDSLQGFQLLHSIGGGTGSGLTSLIMEALVEQYPDNLLCNYVTIPSPNMSQVVVEPYNALLSAPALVNNSHLTFCLDNEALFQICNRNLKLKMSGYEHINHVVALTMSGITTCLRFPGQLNAGLRKIYVNMVPFPRLHFLIPGFAPLVTCKQQQFSKGTVSELVQQIFSSNNLLCAIDLRKGKLLTAAGIFRGRMSPREVDQLMTGVRNKNINNFVDWIPNNIKTAICDIPPRGLKMSATFIGNTTAIQSLFQRLLDASVAMLRRKAHLHWYTGEGMEEQEFQDAQQELQAIIDDYRSSAEGEDSGGGGGGGGGRSGSAESGDEEPTAANRCTYCAE; from the exons ATGCCATCGGAGATTCTGTGG TTCTGGCATGTGATTTCCCACGAGCATGGTGTGGATTATGCTTCTGGCCGCTTTGGCGGCACCAGTCCACTTCAGCTGGAGCGGATCAATGTGTTCTTTAACGCAACGGCCAGCAAGCGATTCTATGCCCGCACCATCTTAATTGATACGGAAGCCAGCACCGTTCAGCGTCTCCACGCCAGCAGTCAGCTGTACAGGCCGGAGAACTTTGTGGCTGGATCGGAGAGTGCTGGGAACAACTTTGCACGTGGCTATCACACGGATGGGGCCGCCATTCTGGAGCAGGTGCTGGAAAATACGCGTCGGGAGGTGGAATCGGTGGATTCGTTGCAGGGCTTTCAATTGCTCCACTCCATCGGAGGCGGAACTGGCTCCGGCTTGACCTCCCTGATAATGGAGGCCCTGGTGGAGCAGTATCCGGATAATTTGCTCTGCAACTATGTGACCATACCGTCGCCAAATATGTCGCAAGTGGTGGTGGAACCCTATAATGCCCTACTCAGTGCACCCGCCCTGGTGAACAATTCGCATTTGACATTCTGTCTTGATAATGAGGCACTGTTTCAGATTTGCAATAGAAACCTGAAGCTAAAGATGTCTGGCTACGAGCACATCAACCACGTAGTAGCACTGACCATGTCGGGCATAACCACATGTTTGCGGTTTCCTGGCCAGTTGAATGCCGGATTGCGCAAGATCTATGTGAATATGGTGCCATTTCCGAGGCTACACTTCCTCATACCGGGATTCGCACCATTGGTCACCtgcaagcagcagcagttcaGCAAGGGCACCGTTTCGGAGCTGGTGCAGCAGATCTTCTCCAGCAATAATCTGCTCTGTGCCATCGATCTGCGAAAGGGCAAACTGCTGACCGCAGCTGGAATTTTTCGCGGACGAATGTCACCGCGCGAGGTGGATCAACTGATGACTGGGGTTAGGAATAAGAATATCAACAATTTCGTGGACTGGATACCGAACAATATCAAGACGGCCATTTGCGATATACCACCGAGGGGCCTTAAGATGTCGGCCACATTCATTGGGAACACAACGGCCATACAGTCGCTGTTCCAGCGTTTACTGGACGCTTCCGTGGCCATGTTGCGGCGCAAGGCCCATCTGCACTGGTACACGGGAGAGGGCATGGAGGAGCAGGAGTTCCAGGATGCCCAGCAGGAGTTGCAGGCCATCATCGATGATTACCGCAGCAGTGCCGAGGGCGAGGATTccggtggtggcggtggaggaggcggtggtAGAAGTGGCAGCGCCGAAAGCGGTGATGAGGAACCCACCGCTGCAAACCGTTGTACATATTGTGCCGAGTAG
- the LOC6533210 gene encoding probable tubulin beta chain CG32396 isoform X1, with product MREIVTLQIGGAGNAIGDSFWHVISHEHGVDYASGRFGGTSPLQLERINVFFNATASKRFYARTILIDTEASTVQRLHASSQLYRPENFVAGSESAGNNFARGYHTDGAAILEQVLENTRREVESVDSLQGFQLLHSIGGGTGSGLTSLIMEALVEQYPDNLLCNYVTIPSPNMSQVVVEPYNALLSAPALVNNSHLTFCLDNEALFQICNRNLKLKMSGYEHINHVVALTMSGITTCLRFPGQLNAGLRKIYVNMVPFPRLHFLIPGFAPLVTCKQQQFSKGTVSELVQQIFSSNNLLCAIDLRKGKLLTAAGIFRGRMSPREVDQLMTGVRNKNINNFVDWIPNNIKTAICDIPPRGLKMSATFIGNTTAIQSLFQRLLDASVAMLRRKAHLHWYTGEGMEEQEFQDAQQELQAIIDDYRSSAEGEDSGGGGGGGGGRSGSAESGDEEPTAANRCTYCAE from the exons ATGAGGGAGATAGTCACACTGCAGATCGGCGGCGCTGGAAATGCCATCGGAGATTCT TTCTGGCATGTGATTTCCCACGAGCATGGTGTGGATTATGCTTCTGGCCGCTTTGGCGGCACCAGTCCACTTCAGCTGGAGCGGATCAATGTGTTCTTTAACGCAACGGCCAGCAAGCGATTCTATGCCCGCACCATCTTAATTGATACGGAAGCCAGCACCGTTCAGCGTCTCCACGCCAGCAGTCAGCTGTACAGGCCGGAGAACTTTGTGGCTGGATCGGAGAGTGCTGGGAACAACTTTGCACGTGGCTATCACACGGATGGGGCCGCCATTCTGGAGCAGGTGCTGGAAAATACGCGTCGGGAGGTGGAATCGGTGGATTCGTTGCAGGGCTTTCAATTGCTCCACTCCATCGGAGGCGGAACTGGCTCCGGCTTGACCTCCCTGATAATGGAGGCCCTGGTGGAGCAGTATCCGGATAATTTGCTCTGCAACTATGTGACCATACCGTCGCCAAATATGTCGCAAGTGGTGGTGGAACCCTATAATGCCCTACTCAGTGCACCCGCCCTGGTGAACAATTCGCATTTGACATTCTGTCTTGATAATGAGGCACTGTTTCAGATTTGCAATAGAAACCTGAAGCTAAAGATGTCTGGCTACGAGCACATCAACCACGTAGTAGCACTGACCATGTCGGGCATAACCACATGTTTGCGGTTTCCTGGCCAGTTGAATGCCGGATTGCGCAAGATCTATGTGAATATGGTGCCATTTCCGAGGCTACACTTCCTCATACCGGGATTCGCACCATTGGTCACCtgcaagcagcagcagttcaGCAAGGGCACCGTTTCGGAGCTGGTGCAGCAGATCTTCTCCAGCAATAATCTGCTCTGTGCCATCGATCTGCGAAAGGGCAAACTGCTGACCGCAGCTGGAATTTTTCGCGGACGAATGTCACCGCGCGAGGTGGATCAACTGATGACTGGGGTTAGGAATAAGAATATCAACAATTTCGTGGACTGGATACCGAACAATATCAAGACGGCCATTTGCGATATACCACCGAGGGGCCTTAAGATGTCGGCCACATTCATTGGGAACACAACGGCCATACAGTCGCTGTTCCAGCGTTTACTGGACGCTTCCGTGGCCATGTTGCGGCGCAAGGCCCATCTGCACTGGTACACGGGAGAGGGCATGGAGGAGCAGGAGTTCCAGGATGCCCAGCAGGAGTTGCAGGCCATCATCGATGATTACCGCAGCAGTGCCGAGGGCGAGGATTccggtggtggcggtggaggaggcggtggtAGAAGTGGCAGCGCCGAAAGCGGTGATGAGGAACCCACCGCTGCAAACCGTTGTACATATTGTGCCGAGTAG